The Streptomyces sp. R28 region TGACCTCGGCCGTCTATCACGGCATCCTCTATTCGCTCTATTCGCTCTATTCGCTCTATCCCGCGCTGCCCGTCGTCCTGGGGTTCGTCCTCCTGCGTGAACCCCTCAGGGACGACGGGCGATCGGGCTTGCCGGCGCGGCGGCGGCCACCGTTGTGCCGACCCTGGGCTGAGGATCCGGCCCCGTCAGCCCCAGGTCGCCGAGTAGTGGCGCCGGTACGCCTTGCGGTCCTGTTCCGCGCGGATGAAGCGGGCCGCCACCAGCGCGACCATGCTCCCCGCGATGACCAGCAGCCCGGGCCCGACGTTCTTCGGGTCCGCGAGCCGGGACAGCAGGGTCGACGCATCGGCGCCAGCGATCGGGGTCGACGAGCCGGGCGATGCCGCACCGGGAGCGATCGCGCTCTGCGTGGCCGACGCGGACGGCGTCGGAGCGGCCGAGCCGTTCTGCTGACCGGCGCCGCTCGGCGCCGCGACGATCAGCTTCATGCCGAGCGAGTCCAGCGCCTTCGTCACCGGCTGGAAGAAGGTCGTGCCACCCGCGTTGCAGTCGCCGCTGCCGCCCGACGTCACCCCCAGCGCGATCCCCTCGGAGAACATCGGACCACCGCTGTCCCCGGGCTCGGCGCACACGTTCGTCTCGATGAGCCCCGTGACCGTGCCCTCCGGGTAGTTGACCGTCGCGTCGACGGCGGTCACCTCACCGTCGCGCAGCCCGCTCGTGCTGCCGCTGCGGAACACCCGCTGTCCCACGGCCGGATCGGCCAGGCCCGTGATCCGCACGCCCTTGCCGTCCCCGATGGACACGACCTCGGCGCCCGCGCCCGCGTCCCCGCTCGCGTACTCCACCAGGGAGAAGTCGGCACCGGGGAAGTTCTGCTTGACGGTCCGGCCGATCTGCTGGGTGGCCCGGTTGTCGCCGAACCACACGGACCCGTCCGGCCCGCAGTGCCCGGCCGTGAGGATGAAGTCGCGCTGTCCGTCGGTGACGTTGAAGCCGGCCGAACAGCGCCCGCCGGTCGACAGCAGCGGCAGTGCGCCGTTGAGCCGGGTCGTGAACGTGCCCTCGGTGCGCTCCATACGGACGAAGCCGCCCATGCCGTCCGCGAGCTTCGTCATCCGGGACCAGTCGGCGGCCGAGACGGTGCTGTCGCCCCGGACCACCACCTCGTTGGACCGGTAGTCCATGACCCACGCCGTACCGGCCACCCGAGGCGCCGAACGCAGCGTCGACGCCGCCGACTTCAGCTCGTCCATGCTGTGGTCGACCATCTTGGCCTCGGCGCCGGACTGCCGCACCTCGGCGGCCGCCTCCTCGTCGGTGACCGCGACGACGGGCTTGCCGTCAGCGCCGATCCAGCTGCCCGCCGTACGGGAAGCACCCAGGCGTGCGACGACAGCGCTGCCGGTGTCGGTGGCCGGAGCGGCGTAGGTGTGCGGGCCGGCGGAGCCGTCCGGAGGTTCGCTCGCCACGGCGCGTGTGACCATCGTTCCTCCGAGGAGGAGTCCGCCGACGGCCGCCAGCCGTGTCACTCGCCGGACGAGACGTCGTCGTGCGTGCCTCATGCAGGGCTCCCGAACCAGTACAGCGCGGCGCGAACGCCGCGGGGCCCTCCCGGAGTTGAGCACCCTCTCTCCATACGTGGCCCGGCAGGCCCGCGTTCACCACACAGGTGACCGTTCCTGCGTCGGCGCCGCATCCGTCACCGGCCGCTCCCGGTCCGCACCGTTCCCGGCCACCGCACACGCCTCTATCTTTGTGCCCCATGACCAGGATCCCGTACGCAACGTCCGGTGCACCAAATCCCTTTCGCGCACTCGCCCTCGACCGGCTCCGATGTCGTACGAGCATGAAATGGCGTGCCTATCCCGACGACGTGCTGCCGATGTGGGTGGCCGAGATGGACGTACCGCTCGCCGAACCCGTCGTCCGCGCGCTCACCGACGCCCTCGCACTCGGTGACACGGGCTACCCGGCGGGCACCGGCTACGCCGAGGCGCTGGCCGGTTTCGCGGACAAGCGGTGGGGCTGGGACGGGTTGGCCGTGGAGCGGACCGCGATCGTGCCCGATGTGATGCTCGGTGTGGTCGAAATGCTCAAACTGGTCACCGGACCGGGCGATTCGGTCGTGGTGAACTCACCCGTGTATCCGCCGTTCTACCAGTTCGTCGAGCACATGGACCGGCGGGTGCTCGAGGCTCCGCTGGGCGTGGACCTGCGCATCGATCTCGACGCCCTTGATGAAACGTTCCGGCGGGCGGTCGCCGGCGGGCGGCGCGCCGCCTTCCTGCTCTGCAGCCCCCACAATCCGACCGGCACCCTGCACACCGCGGACGAACTCGCCGCCGTGGCCGCCCTCGCCGACCGCCATGCCGTGCGTGTCGTCACCGACGAGATACACGCACCGATCACCGCCGGCGGTGCCGAGTTCGTGCCGTACCTGAGCGTCCCGGGCGCCGAGAGCGGACTGTCGCTGATGTCGGCGTCGAAGGCCTGGAACCTGGCCGGCCTCAAGGCGGCCCTGGCCATCGCCGGGCCCGCGGCCGCCGCCGACCTGGCCCGCCTGCCCGAAGAGGTCGGCCACGGTCCCAGCCACCTCGGGGTCATAGCCCACACCGCCGCCCTGCGCGACGGCACCGGCTGGCTCGACGCCCTGCTGTCGGCACTCGACGACAACCGGCGCCTGCTCGCCGGCCTCCTGGCCGAGCACCTCCCGGCGATCACCTACCGCCCGGGCGAGGCCACCTACCTCGCCTGGCTCGACTGCCGCGCCCTCGGCCTCGGCGACGGCGTCGACCCGGCCGACGTCTTCCTGCGCCGCGGCCGGGTGGCACTCAACTCCGGGATCCCGTTCGGCACCGGGGGAGCAGGGCACGTACGGCTGAACCTGGCCACGTCGCCGGAGCTGATCAGGGAGGGCGTACGGCGGATGGCGGCGGCGCTCGACTGAGACGGCACGGGCGAGGGACCCAGGACCTGTCCGACAGCAGGGGGTGAGGGCGCCGGTCGGCACCCGCACCCACCTGCCTACACTTCCCGCCATGGACGACACGTCGCTGGAGCAGCTCGGCGCGGGCAAGTACCTGCTCATCACCAGCTACCGAAAGAACGGAACCGGTGTCGCCACGCCGGTCTGGGTGGTCCGGGACGCCGACGCACTCGGCGTCTGGACGGTCGCCGACTCGTGGAAGGTCAAGCGCATCCGGGCCCGGGGCGACGTCCTCGTCGGCCCCTGCGACCTGCGCGGCAGGCCGAC contains the following coding sequences:
- a CDS encoding S1 family peptidase, with translation MRHARRRLVRRVTRLAAVGGLLLGGTMVTRAVASEPPDGSAGPHTYAAPATDTGSAVVARLGASRTAGSWIGADGKPVVAVTDEEAAAEVRQSGAEAKMVDHSMDELKSAASTLRSAPRVAGTAWVMDYRSNEVVVRGDSTVSAADWSRMTKLADGMGGFVRMERTEGTFTTRLNGALPLLSTGGRCSAGFNVTDGQRDFILTAGHCGPDGSVWFGDNRATQQIGRTVKQNFPGADFSLVEYASGDAGAGAEVVSIGDGKGVRITGLADPAVGQRVFRSGSTSGLRDGEVTAVDATVNYPEGTVTGLIETNVCAEPGDSGGPMFSEGIALGVTSGGSGDCNAGGTTFFQPVTKALDSLGMKLIVAAPSGAGQQNGSAAPTPSASATQSAIAPGAASPGSSTPIAGADASTLLSRLADPKNVGPGLLVIAGSMVALVAARFIRAEQDRKAYRRHYSATWG
- a CDS encoding PPOX class F420-dependent oxidoreductase, giving the protein MDDTSLEQLGAGKYLLITSYRKNGTGVATPVWVVRDADALGVWTVADSWKVKRIRARGDVLVGPCDLRGRPTGDQVPATAEICDEATSARYRRLIARKYGITGRLSLLGSRLRRGVHGTVGVRITLTP
- a CDS encoding MalY/PatB family protein, with the protein product MTRIPYATSGAPNPFRALALDRLRCRTSMKWRAYPDDVLPMWVAEMDVPLAEPVVRALTDALALGDTGYPAGTGYAEALAGFADKRWGWDGLAVERTAIVPDVMLGVVEMLKLVTGPGDSVVVNSPVYPPFYQFVEHMDRRVLEAPLGVDLRIDLDALDETFRRAVAGGRRAAFLLCSPHNPTGTLHTADELAAVAALADRHAVRVVTDEIHAPITAGGAEFVPYLSVPGAESGLSLMSASKAWNLAGLKAALAIAGPAAAADLARLPEEVGHGPSHLGVIAHTAALRDGTGWLDALLSALDDNRRLLAGLLAEHLPAITYRPGEATYLAWLDCRALGLGDGVDPADVFLRRGRVALNSGIPFGTGGAGHVRLNLATSPELIREGVRRMAAALD